Proteins from a single region of Neodiprion virginianus isolate iyNeoVirg1 chromosome 4, iyNeoVirg1.1, whole genome shotgun sequence:
- the LOC124304093 gene encoding kinase D-interacting substrate of 220 kDa isoform X12: MIRYVGDGVGGVGTEGLARRHSSNVVDGTTKLSDREGVLNNQGSVATNVRRKRHSFLHLHLPEHQGWSASNLAGGNQHHHTFASHLSHFHVPTLTFTAPAADGTGRKFSFGIRRHSHTTLHRSDSMVSLCYRSIVNFITDDNLLGLQNFLENKRVQVDDRDENGSTALIYAASKGKIHFVRELINHGADVNVEDGDDWTALLCAAKEGYTDVCLELLEHGAQLEHRDMGGWSALMWATYKGRSETVSLLLSRGADVNAHGNYHISSLLWAAGRGYADILKDLIAHGAKVNVGDKYGTSALVWSCRKGNIEIVDALLKAGANVDTAGMYSWTALLVATLGNHVDVVMLLLEYKPNVNALDKDGCTALAIACREGHHEIANALVIAGAYINIQDRAGDTNLIHAVKGGHRGVVETLIKKYADVDIAGKDKKTAIYIAVEKGNVAMVKLLLTANPDLEIPTKDGDTPLLRAVRSRNAEIVQLLLDKKAKVSAADKKGDTVLHIAMRARSKAIVEILLRNPKNSQLLYRPNRQGETPYNIDINHPKTILGQIFGARRLNTNEDNENMLGYDLYSSALADILSEPSLSTPITVGLYAKWGSGKSFLLNKLREEMKNFARQWMDPVFQFSSLLFLVVVHVSLLIGVILGLSLQSWIIGLVIGVTFIVVLYVFLLLVWYANQRYDWYWPYNFNIALTRKLNNLKLLLQVMFCHPPGAQVGDSPSAQPTKFYFTDQTRVGTTSAGENAVVQMVGSLYDSIENDYGSLVTRLYRAFRPKMAKSTSSWKWRHVCCLPYIVIFEICFGSLLVGVSILTVYLIEFKNSDRVIEQVTAHAILLTVGLLLSVGIIANLYTWSRMLHALVFSQRRHLQRSISKLETLKSEGFIQTLRSEVNLMTEMVKCLDRFTSQQSRLVVVVDGLDSCEQDKVLLVLDAIQALFSDNHCPFIVILAIDPHVIAKAVEVNSRRLFTESNIGGHDYLRNMVHLPFYLQNSGLRKLKVAQQTAQYHKKSAWTEAEDSINYATTSAIHHSVSNRRLSTESGVMNSTEKLKPPSRKNSRKLRLSESVASSIGSNLNRLGGAHDLNKMLLTDDYFSDVNPRSMRRLMNVVYVTGRLLKAFQIDFNWYHLASWINITEQWPFRTSWMILHYDLYEETLDDSTSLKALYDKVRPQIPVLKDVQPLLEMDRDERKLDVFLTFHRSSLLISDMKIFLPFTINLDPYIKKKIKEEQQVIDEESMTSGMYKPAAPWNNHVNHQEHWPPSKSVLTNRQHRSSRGNNEQRPLQPGWVAQSAMDWQPPPWVHLPPMEPAPRPISAITSLPPDILEMKLSSLSVNGVCDLLGKVEELSPAQAARYKNVIRENNISGRVLLHCDLQELKKVLKMGFGDWELFRIVIASLREAELSSFTTHEEGPRSVRFTVGSEQITRKEPTPQNVSSRPVVVEKDKSTSRTDGSSRRDPSKQSVMEKQYQVTLEEQMICGALQTLNEEACEDVLDVPSPATAPTDSLPERIMEIRMILGLFLMITAASGWNVTFESQTVTVHMHEALSVAFTANVTEADVANGTVVVSTTRESVATVDNLPVLDSSTVNDLVWSSNLVVSGNFLGNADILLSIVSPDQENKTSDALSVIVIREERIIDTLFTVFVAVMVSIMYINFGAAMDWPLCKRTLKRPIGPTIGFVCQFIWMPLVK, encoded by the exons ATGATTCGTTACGTTGGAGATGGTGTCGGTGGTGTTGGTACCGAAGGGCTGGCTAGACGTCATTCCTCGAATGTCGTGGATGGTACGACGAAGCTGAGTGACCGAGAGGGGGTCCTGAATAATCAAGGTTCCGTAGCTACGAACGTGAGGAGAAAACGTCACTCTTTTCTTCATCTACATTTGCCGGAACATCAAGGATGGTCGGCGAGCAACCTCGCCGGCGGTAATCAACACCATCACACATTCGCTTCTCATCTGTCTCACTTCCACGTGCCTACCTTGACGTTCACCGCACCAGCTGCCGATGGAACTGGTCGGAAGTTCAGCTTTGGCATCCGGAGACACTCGCACACG acgCTTCACCGTTCGGACTCGATGGTTTCGCTCTGTTACcgatccatcgtcaatttcaTTACTGACGACAATCTCTTGGGCTTGCAAAACTTTCTTGAGAACAAGCGGGTCCAGGTTGACGATCGCGACGAA aatggAAGTACGGCACTTATTTATGCCGCATCTAAAGGAAAAATACACTTTGTTCGGGAATTGATCAACCATGGAGCGGACGTGAATGTCGAAGACGGG GACGATTGGACAGCGTTATTGTGCGCAGCCAAAGAAGGATACACAGATGTATGCCTCGAGCTGCTTGAACATGGTGCCCAATTGGAGCATCGTGATATG GGAGGATGGTCAGCACTCATGTGGGCTACGTACAAAGGCAGATCCGAAACGGTATCACTGCTGTTATCTCGAGGAGCAGACGTCAATGCTCACGGCAATTATCACATATCCTCTTTGTTGTGGGCTGCGGGTCGAGGATACGCAGACATTCTCAAAGACTTGATAGCCCACGGTGCTAAAGTCAACGTCGGTGACAAG TATGGGACATCGGCCTTGGTTTGGTCATGTCGTAAGGGGAACATAGAGATTGTTGACGCGTTATTGAAGGCCGGAGCAAACGTTGACACTGCTGGCATG TATTCGTGGACAGCTTTGCTAGTCGCTACTTTGGGAAATCACGTCGATGTTGTCATGCTACTTTTGGAGTATAAACCGAACGTTAATGCGTTGGACAAAGACGGGTGCACAGCTCTGGCTATTGCATGCAGAGAGGGACATCATGAAATAGCCAATGCTCTTGTAATCGCCGGGGCGTATATCAACATACAAGACAGAGCCGGTGACACCAATTTAATTCACGCTGTTAAGGGAGGTCACAGGGGTGTGGTTGAAACTCTTATAAAGAAGTACGCCGACGTTGATATAGCTGGAAAG GATAAAAAAACGGCGATTTACATCGCGGTTGAAAAGGGAAATGTCGCGATGGTCAAGTTGTTGTTGACAGCCAATCCTGATCTGGAGATTCCAACGAAGGATGGCGACACTCCGCTACTTCGTGCTGTGAGGTCGCGTAACGCCGAAATTGTTCAACTTCTACTCGACAAGAAAGCAAAGGTTTCGGCGGCCGACAAAAAGGGTGATACCGTGCTTCACATCGCCATGCGGGCCAGGTCGAAAGCTatcgttgaaatattattacggAATCCTAAGAATAGCCAGCTACTCTACCGGCCAAATCGACAGGGAGAGACACCCTACAATATAGATATCAATCATCCGAAGACGATACTGGGACAAATATTTGGTGCTA GACGATTGAACACTAATGAGGACAATGAAAATATGCTTGGATATGATCTGTACAGTAGCGCGTTAGCCGACATTCTCAGTGAACCTTCACTCTCCACACCGATTACTGTCGGTCTCTATGCAAAATGGGGCTCTGGGAAATCATTTTTACTCAACAAGCTTAGAG aggagatgaaaaattttgcacgaCAATGGATGGATCCAGTATTCCAGTTTTCGTCATTATTGTTCCTTGTCGTTGTTCACGTATCTTTACTAATCGGAGTGATACTGGGCCTTTCCCTTCAATCCTGGATCATTGGACTTGTCATTGGCGTTACTTTTATCGTTGTACTCTACGTGTTCCTGCTTCTTGTTTGGTACGCCAATCAAAG atacGACTGGTACTGGCCGTACAATTTCAACATAGCTCTCACCAGAAAATTGAACAACTTGAAGCTACTGCTTCAAGTTATGTTTTGCCATCCACCCGGTGCTCAAGTTGGTGATTCTCCCAGTGCTCAGCCTACCAAATTTTACTTCACCGATCAAACTCGCGTTGGCACAACTTCGGCGGGTGAAAATGCGGTTGTACAAATGGTCGGATCCTTGTATGACTCGATCGAAAATGATTACGGGTCGCTAGTTACCAGACTTTATAGAGCATTCAGACCAAAAATGGCAAAATCGACATCGTCCTGGAAATGGAGACACGTTTGTTGCTTGCCCTATATTGTGATATTCGAAATTTGCTTCGGCTCGCTTCTGGTCGGAGTCTCGATACTTACCGTCTACCTTATCGAGTTCAAGAATTCTGA CCGTGTTATCGAACAAGTAACCGCTCATGCGATTCTGTTAACAGTTGGGCTGCTGCTTTCCGTTGGCATTATAGCCAACTTGTATACATGGAGCAGGATGCTGCACGCCTTGGTATTTTCTCAAAGAAGGCATTTACAACGGAGTATTTCAAAGCTGGAAACGTTGAAAAGCGAAGGATTTATACAGACTTTACGGTCGGAGGTCAATTTAATGACTGAAATG GTGAAATGTTTGGATAGATTTACTTCACAACAGAGTCGGCTAGTGGTTGTTGTCGATGGGTTGGACAGTTGCGAACAAGACAAAGTACTCCTAGTCCTCGATGCTATTCAAGCGTTATTCAGCGACAATCACTGCCCGTTTATCGTCATCTTAGCCATTGATCCTCACGTCATTGCCAAG GCGGTGGAAGTGAATAGCAGGAGACTATTTACAGAATCCAATATTGGCGGTCACGACTACCTTCGCAACATGGTTCACCTACCGTTTTACCTTCAAAATAGTGGCTTACGAAAGCTGAAAGTGGCCCAACAGACGGCCCAGTATCACAAAAAGAGTGCTTGGACAGAAGCAGAGGACAGTATTAACTATGCAACAACAAGCGCCATTCATCACTCGGTCTCAAACAGGAGACTCAGCACCGAATCGGGCGTTATGAATAGcacagaaaaattgaaacctcCGAGCAGAAAGAACAGCAGGAAACTCAGGCTGAGCGAATCTGTAGCTAGCAGTATTGGCAGCAACTTGAATAGACTGGGCGGCGCTcatgatttgaataaaatgttgctCACCGATGATTACTTTAGCGATGTAAATCCTCGTAGTATGAGACGACTTATGAACGTAGTATACGTTACAG GAAGACTGCTGAAAGCATTCCAAATAGATTTTAATTGGTATCATCTGGCCAGTTGGATCAACATCACAGAACAGTGGCCTTTTAGAACTTCTTGGATGATCCTACATTATGATCTCTATGAAGAAACGCTTGACGATTCCACATCCCTTAAAGCTCTGTACGATAA AGTGCGACCTCAGATACCGGTACTAAAAGACGTTCAACCCCTATTGGAGATGGATAGAGACGAGCGAAAACTCGATGTATTTCTTACTTTTCATCGATCTAGTCTTTTGATATcagatatgaaaatattcctTCCGTTTACGATAAATCTCGATCCATACATAaagaaaaagattaaagaagAGCAGCAGGTAATCGACGAGGAGAGTATGACTTCTGGTATGTACAAACCAGCCGCGCCGTGGAACAATCACGTCAATCATCAGGAACACTGGCCACCCAGTAAAAGCGTGTTAACTAATCGCCAACACAGATCATCCAGAGGAAACAATGAACAACGTCCGTTACAGCCAGGCTGGGTTGCACAATCGGCAATGGATTGGCAGCCTCCACCATGGGTACATTTGCCACCTATGGAACCTGCGCCTAGGCCAATATCTGCAATCACTAGTCTTCCG CCAGACATtttggaaatgaaattatCGAGTCTCTCGGTTAATGGAGTTTGCGATCTCCTTGGGAAAGTAGAAGAACTAAGTCCAGCCCAAGCAGCCCGTTACAAAAATGTCATCAGGGAAAATAATATAAGTGGTCGAGTGCTACTTCACTGTGATCTACAAGAGCTGAAAAAA GTACTTAAAATGGGGTTCGGAGATTGGGAACTTTTCCGTATCGTTATTGCGTCTCTTAGGGAAGCGGAACTTTCATCTTTTACAACTCATGAAGAAGGTCCTCGCAGCGTTCGATTTACCGTAGGATCAGAGCAAATTACACGCAAAG AACCAACGCCGCAAAATGTTTCATCGCGACCTGTTGTTGTGGAAAAAGATAAGTCTACATCACGAACCGATGGCTCTTCTAGACGAGATCCGAGCAAGCAATCTGTAATGGAAAAACAG TATCAG GTAACCCTTGAGGAACAAATGATCTGCGGAGCCCTGCAGACGTTGAATGAGGAGGCGTGCGAAGATGTGCTAGATGTACCTTCGCCAGCAACAGCTCCAACCGACTCACTTCCAG AGAGAATCATGGAGATACGAATGATTCTGGGACTTTTCCTGATGATCACTGCGGCGTCGGGATGGAACGTTACGTTTGAATCGCAGACGGTGACGGTTCACATGCACGAGGCACTTTCCGTGGCATTCACCGCCAACGTAACAGAGGCCGACGTTGCAAACGGGACCGTCGTCGTCTCGACGACGAGAGAATCCGTAGCAACCGTTGATAATTTGCCGGTGTTGGATTCGAGCACGGTGAACGATTTGGTTTGGAGTAGCAACCTTGTCGTGTCCGGTAACTTTCTCGGCAATGCCGACATCCTTCTGTCCATCGTATCTCCCGACcag GAGAACAAGACCTCGGACGCCCTGTCGGTGATCGTTATTCGAGAAGAGCGTATCATCGATACACTTTTCACAGTATTCGTTGCCGTCATGGTCTCAATAATGTACATCAACTTTGGCGCTGCCATGGACTGGCCACTCTGCAAACGTACCTTGAAGCGACCGATCGGTCCGACGATCGGGTTCGTTTGCCAGTTTATCTGGATGCCGCTGGTAAAATAA
- the LOC124304093 gene encoding kinase D-interacting substrate of 220 kDa B isoform X10, whose translation MIRYVGDGVGGVGTEGLARRHSSNVVDGTTKLSDREGVLNNQGSVATNVRRKRHSFLHLHLPEHQGWSASNLAGGNQHHHTFASHLSHFHVPTLTFTAPAADGTGRKFSFGIRRHSHTTLHRSDSMVSLCYRSIVNFITDDNLLGLQNFLENKRVQVDDRDENGSTALIYAASKGKIHFVRELINHGADVNVEDGDDWTALLCAAKEGYTDVCLELLEHGAQLEHRDMGGWSALMWATYKGRSETVSLLLSRGADVNAHGNYHISSLLWAAGRGYADILKDLIAHGAKVNVGDKYGTSALVWSCRKGNIEIVDALLKAGANVDTAGMYSWTALLVATLGNHVDVVMLLLEYKPNVNALDKDGCTALAIACREGHHEIANALVIAGAYINIQDRAGDTNLIHAVKGGHRGVVETLIKKYADVDIAGKDKKTAIYIAVEKGNVAMVKLLLTANPDLEIPTKDGDTPLLRAVRSRNAEIVQLLLDKKAKVSAADKKGDTVLHIAMRARSKAIVEILLRNPKNSQLLYRPNRQGETPYNIDINHPKTILGQIFGARRLNTNEDNENMLGYDLYSSALADILSEPSLSTPITVGLYAKWGSGKSFLLNKLREEMKNFARQWMDPVFQFSSLLFLVVVHVSLLIGVILGLSLQSWIIGLVIGVTFIVVLYVFLLLVWYANQRYDWYWPYNFNIALTRKLNNLKLLLQVMFCHPPGAQVGDSPSAQPTKFYFTDQTRVGTTSAGENAVVQMVGSLYDSIENDYGSLVTRLYRAFRPKMAKSTSSWKWRHVCCLPYIVIFEICFGSLLVGVSILTVYLIEFKNSDRVIEQVTAHAILLTVGLLLSVGIIANLYTWSRMLHALVFSQRRHLQRSISKLETLKSEGFIQTLRSEVNLMTEMVKCLDRFTSQQSRLVVVVDGLDSCEQDKVLLVLDAIQALFSDNHCPFIVILAIDPHVIAKAVEVNSRRLFTESNIGGHDYLRNMVHLPFYLQNSGLRKLKVAQQTAQYHKKSAWTEAEDSINYATTSAIHHSVSNRRLSTESGVMNSTEKLKPPSRKNSRKLRLSESVASSIGSNLNRLGGAHDLNKMLLTDDYFSDVNPRSMRRLMNVVYVTGRLLKAFQIDFNWYHLASWINITEQWPFRTSWMILHYDLYEETLDDSTSLKALYDKVRPQIPVLKDVQPLLEMDRDERKLDVFLTFHRSSLLISDMKIFLPFTINLDPYIKKKIKEEQQVIDEESMTSGMYKPAAPWNNHVNHQEHWPPSKSVLTNRQHRSSRGNNEQRPLQPGWVAQSAMDWQPPPWVHLPPMEPAPRPISAITSLPPDILEMKLSSLSVNGVCDLLGKVEELSPAQAARYKNVIRENNISGRVLLHCDLQELKKVLKMGFGDWELFRIVIASLREAELSSFTTHEEGPRSVRFTVGSEQITRKEPTPQNVSSRPVVVEKDKSTSRTDGSSRRDPSKQSVMEKQYQVTLEEQMICGALQTLNEEACEDVLDVPSPATAPTDSLPGGRRGSVSSSAPDTEYVLLQASPLLHWQPVFGDPDTSDESSQDSTSHLHRSNSQRSIASQRSVRSVCSQSHLNCNYKMNNTRSRPTSLLISPPESPHLTFRSKSADESSAKSIIPLKPIFSVSFKTHKSDSKPVDESTTATTISIPVPAKSLEKLAKHKDKLIGIVPSSPTEVELDCDDESTPLVSELSTPTHSCSEGTKHDFSPGESSEASPSSNKSLPHGGERSTAVDYSDCIALVVRETSGRKSLSRQNAEDLNDPETVV comes from the exons ATGATTCGTTACGTTGGAGATGGTGTCGGTGGTGTTGGTACCGAAGGGCTGGCTAGACGTCATTCCTCGAATGTCGTGGATGGTACGACGAAGCTGAGTGACCGAGAGGGGGTCCTGAATAATCAAGGTTCCGTAGCTACGAACGTGAGGAGAAAACGTCACTCTTTTCTTCATCTACATTTGCCGGAACATCAAGGATGGTCGGCGAGCAACCTCGCCGGCGGTAATCAACACCATCACACATTCGCTTCTCATCTGTCTCACTTCCACGTGCCTACCTTGACGTTCACCGCACCAGCTGCCGATGGAACTGGTCGGAAGTTCAGCTTTGGCATCCGGAGACACTCGCACACG acgCTTCACCGTTCGGACTCGATGGTTTCGCTCTGTTACcgatccatcgtcaatttcaTTACTGACGACAATCTCTTGGGCTTGCAAAACTTTCTTGAGAACAAGCGGGTCCAGGTTGACGATCGCGACGAA aatggAAGTACGGCACTTATTTATGCCGCATCTAAAGGAAAAATACACTTTGTTCGGGAATTGATCAACCATGGAGCGGACGTGAATGTCGAAGACGGG GACGATTGGACAGCGTTATTGTGCGCAGCCAAAGAAGGATACACAGATGTATGCCTCGAGCTGCTTGAACATGGTGCCCAATTGGAGCATCGTGATATG GGAGGATGGTCAGCACTCATGTGGGCTACGTACAAAGGCAGATCCGAAACGGTATCACTGCTGTTATCTCGAGGAGCAGACGTCAATGCTCACGGCAATTATCACATATCCTCTTTGTTGTGGGCTGCGGGTCGAGGATACGCAGACATTCTCAAAGACTTGATAGCCCACGGTGCTAAAGTCAACGTCGGTGACAAG TATGGGACATCGGCCTTGGTTTGGTCATGTCGTAAGGGGAACATAGAGATTGTTGACGCGTTATTGAAGGCCGGAGCAAACGTTGACACTGCTGGCATG TATTCGTGGACAGCTTTGCTAGTCGCTACTTTGGGAAATCACGTCGATGTTGTCATGCTACTTTTGGAGTATAAACCGAACGTTAATGCGTTGGACAAAGACGGGTGCACAGCTCTGGCTATTGCATGCAGAGAGGGACATCATGAAATAGCCAATGCTCTTGTAATCGCCGGGGCGTATATCAACATACAAGACAGAGCCGGTGACACCAATTTAATTCACGCTGTTAAGGGAGGTCACAGGGGTGTGGTTGAAACTCTTATAAAGAAGTACGCCGACGTTGATATAGCTGGAAAG GATAAAAAAACGGCGATTTACATCGCGGTTGAAAAGGGAAATGTCGCGATGGTCAAGTTGTTGTTGACAGCCAATCCTGATCTGGAGATTCCAACGAAGGATGGCGACACTCCGCTACTTCGTGCTGTGAGGTCGCGTAACGCCGAAATTGTTCAACTTCTACTCGACAAGAAAGCAAAGGTTTCGGCGGCCGACAAAAAGGGTGATACCGTGCTTCACATCGCCATGCGGGCCAGGTCGAAAGCTatcgttgaaatattattacggAATCCTAAGAATAGCCAGCTACTCTACCGGCCAAATCGACAGGGAGAGACACCCTACAATATAGATATCAATCATCCGAAGACGATACTGGGACAAATATTTGGTGCTA GACGATTGAACACTAATGAGGACAATGAAAATATGCTTGGATATGATCTGTACAGTAGCGCGTTAGCCGACATTCTCAGTGAACCTTCACTCTCCACACCGATTACTGTCGGTCTCTATGCAAAATGGGGCTCTGGGAAATCATTTTTACTCAACAAGCTTAGAG aggagatgaaaaattttgcacgaCAATGGATGGATCCAGTATTCCAGTTTTCGTCATTATTGTTCCTTGTCGTTGTTCACGTATCTTTACTAATCGGAGTGATACTGGGCCTTTCCCTTCAATCCTGGATCATTGGACTTGTCATTGGCGTTACTTTTATCGTTGTACTCTACGTGTTCCTGCTTCTTGTTTGGTACGCCAATCAAAG atacGACTGGTACTGGCCGTACAATTTCAACATAGCTCTCACCAGAAAATTGAACAACTTGAAGCTACTGCTTCAAGTTATGTTTTGCCATCCACCCGGTGCTCAAGTTGGTGATTCTCCCAGTGCTCAGCCTACCAAATTTTACTTCACCGATCAAACTCGCGTTGGCACAACTTCGGCGGGTGAAAATGCGGTTGTACAAATGGTCGGATCCTTGTATGACTCGATCGAAAATGATTACGGGTCGCTAGTTACCAGACTTTATAGAGCATTCAGACCAAAAATGGCAAAATCGACATCGTCCTGGAAATGGAGACACGTTTGTTGCTTGCCCTATATTGTGATATTCGAAATTTGCTTCGGCTCGCTTCTGGTCGGAGTCTCGATACTTACCGTCTACCTTATCGAGTTCAAGAATTCTGA CCGTGTTATCGAACAAGTAACCGCTCATGCGATTCTGTTAACAGTTGGGCTGCTGCTTTCCGTTGGCATTATAGCCAACTTGTATACATGGAGCAGGATGCTGCACGCCTTGGTATTTTCTCAAAGAAGGCATTTACAACGGAGTATTTCAAAGCTGGAAACGTTGAAAAGCGAAGGATTTATACAGACTTTACGGTCGGAGGTCAATTTAATGACTGAAATG GTGAAATGTTTGGATAGATTTACTTCACAACAGAGTCGGCTAGTGGTTGTTGTCGATGGGTTGGACAGTTGCGAACAAGACAAAGTACTCCTAGTCCTCGATGCTATTCAAGCGTTATTCAGCGACAATCACTGCCCGTTTATCGTCATCTTAGCCATTGATCCTCACGTCATTGCCAAG GCGGTGGAAGTGAATAGCAGGAGACTATTTACAGAATCCAATATTGGCGGTCACGACTACCTTCGCAACATGGTTCACCTACCGTTTTACCTTCAAAATAGTGGCTTACGAAAGCTGAAAGTGGCCCAACAGACGGCCCAGTATCACAAAAAGAGTGCTTGGACAGAAGCAGAGGACAGTATTAACTATGCAACAACAAGCGCCATTCATCACTCGGTCTCAAACAGGAGACTCAGCACCGAATCGGGCGTTATGAATAGcacagaaaaattgaaacctcCGAGCAGAAAGAACAGCAGGAAACTCAGGCTGAGCGAATCTGTAGCTAGCAGTATTGGCAGCAACTTGAATAGACTGGGCGGCGCTcatgatttgaataaaatgttgctCACCGATGATTACTTTAGCGATGTAAATCCTCGTAGTATGAGACGACTTATGAACGTAGTATACGTTACAG GAAGACTGCTGAAAGCATTCCAAATAGATTTTAATTGGTATCATCTGGCCAGTTGGATCAACATCACAGAACAGTGGCCTTTTAGAACTTCTTGGATGATCCTACATTATGATCTCTATGAAGAAACGCTTGACGATTCCACATCCCTTAAAGCTCTGTACGATAA AGTGCGACCTCAGATACCGGTACTAAAAGACGTTCAACCCCTATTGGAGATGGATAGAGACGAGCGAAAACTCGATGTATTTCTTACTTTTCATCGATCTAGTCTTTTGATATcagatatgaaaatattcctTCCGTTTACGATAAATCTCGATCCATACATAaagaaaaagattaaagaagAGCAGCAGGTAATCGACGAGGAGAGTATGACTTCTGGTATGTACAAACCAGCCGCGCCGTGGAACAATCACGTCAATCATCAGGAACACTGGCCACCCAGTAAAAGCGTGTTAACTAATCGCCAACACAGATCATCCAGAGGAAACAATGAACAACGTCCGTTACAGCCAGGCTGGGTTGCACAATCGGCAATGGATTGGCAGCCTCCACCATGGGTACATTTGCCACCTATGGAACCTGCGCCTAGGCCAATATCTGCAATCACTAGTCTTCCG CCAGACATtttggaaatgaaattatCGAGTCTCTCGGTTAATGGAGTTTGCGATCTCCTTGGGAAAGTAGAAGAACTAAGTCCAGCCCAAGCAGCCCGTTACAAAAATGTCATCAGGGAAAATAATATAAGTGGTCGAGTGCTACTTCACTGTGATCTACAAGAGCTGAAAAAA GTACTTAAAATGGGGTTCGGAGATTGGGAACTTTTCCGTATCGTTATTGCGTCTCTTAGGGAAGCGGAACTTTCATCTTTTACAACTCATGAAGAAGGTCCTCGCAGCGTTCGATTTACCGTAGGATCAGAGCAAATTACACGCAAAG AACCAACGCCGCAAAATGTTTCATCGCGACCTGTTGTTGTGGAAAAAGATAAGTCTACATCACGAACCGATGGCTCTTCTAGACGAGATCCGAGCAAGCAATCTGTAATGGAAAAACAG TATCAG GTAACCCTTGAGGAACAAATGATCTGCGGAGCCCTGCAGACGTTGAATGAGGAGGCGTGCGAAGATGTGCTAGATGTACCTTCGCCAGCAACAGCTCCAACCGACTCACTTCCAG GTGGACGTCGAGGTTCCGTCAGCAGCTCAGCGCCTGACACCGAGTATGTCCTGCTGCAAGCCTCCCCGCTCCTCCACTGGCAACCAGTATTTGGAGACCCCGATACATCGGATGAAAGCTCCCAAGACTCCACTTCGCATCTCCATCGTTCCAACTCGCAACGAAGTATCGCCTCTCAGCGAAGCGTAAGGTCTGTCTGTTCCCAGAGCCACCTGAATTGCAATTACAAGATGAACAATACACGTTCGCGGCCAACGTCTCTCCTCATATCGCCACCTGAATCTCCTCATTTAACGTTCCGGTCAAAATCCGCCGACGAGAGTTCGGCCAAGAGCATCATCCCACTAAAGCCGATATTCTCCGTCTCTTTCAAGACGCATAAATCTGATTCTAAACCGGTAGACGAATCTACCACCGCTACAACCATTTCTATTCCAGTACCAGCGAAAAGCCTGGAAAAGCTGGCGAAGCACAAAGACAAACTGATCGGAATCGTGCCTTCGTCTCCCACTGAGGTAGAATTGGATTGCGACGACGAATCCACTCCCTTAGTCTCGGAGCTATCGACGCCTACTCATTCATGCTCCGAAGGTACAAAACATGATTTCAGTCCTGGAGAAAGCAGCGAGGCTTCACCTTCGTCTAATAAAAGTTTACCACACGGAGGCGAGCGTTCTACCGCCGTTGATTATTCTGACTGCATCGCTCTTGTTGTTAGAGAAACTTCTGGAAGGAAATCTTTGTCGCGTCAAAATGCAGAAGATTTAAATGACCCGGAAACTGTTGTTTGA